The Branchiostoma floridae strain S238N-H82 chromosome 1, Bfl_VNyyK, whole genome shotgun sequence sequence taaacaaacaaactcacatgTCCAGTAGCAGATACACCCCACAATGAGCCAGGGTTGTGGCCCAGCGGCAAACATGCCCATGGCACACACAATCTCCAGGTAAGGGGtaggaataaacaaacaaacaaactcacatgTCCAGCAGCATATACACCACGATAAGCCAGGGTTGTGGCCCGATGGCGAACATGCCCGCGGCACACACCAGTTCCAGGTAGAAGGAGCCCAGGATGACCTTGTACGACCCCACCCGCTCCACAACTGGACTTAGCAACAGGGCAGCAATCTGGATATCATGGATAAATACATACATGAAGTTAGCAGGGATGGAAATCATACAATTTCCAAGCATCATATGCATGCACTGGACAATTTGGAGATATGcaccaaatttttgactgaaattTTGTTTTGGGTTAGATATGCAAAGATACTAGTGTACACAAGTATAATGTTACAGTATATATTGTTAACCTTCAAGTgtcagaaaaataataaaacctttgttgtattacttatttgaataaaaatgtaaaaatattttaCTTAATTGAAGCTCTGAAGAGAGACACTATTCCCCAAAATGATATCTGAACCCTACTGAGCTCTATACTGCAAGTGTTATATGTAGCAGatctagtttgtttgtttgaacatagTGCATGGAGCACACATCTAGAAGGTAACAGTAGAGAAACTTTGAAATTGAGACACCTAGATGTACTATTtacattacaaatgtacacttTCTTGTGATCTCCATGGATTTGGTATTtgtatgtaatgttatttgttaAGAGGTCTCATACCTCACAGAAAAACTATTTGATGCCAAACTTTGCAATGGGTGAATGAGTCGTCTGATGTACGTACCATTGGAATAATAAACCCGGAGCCGTAGAGAACACTTCTGGTCGCAGAGCTGAACATGTCCTGGGGTAGGAGGTTGTCCGCAAATATCATGGCGAAGCTGATCAGGAATGTCATGTGGAAGACTTGCAGGAAGTTCATTACAACGAACAGAATGAAGTTCCTCTGCGTGACTATTTGCCATGTCAGTTTCCAGATGGAGGTAGACGTGGCTGCTTCGTGCTTGGGCTGGCTCTCAGCCTCAAGGAGGGCCTGGTCGCGTGTGGCGTCGATTTCCGTGCGGATGTTGAGCGCTGCGTAGTGCATGCTGCCCCAGGCAAGCGCAGCCACCAGCACGGTGAAGACACGGAAGTTGTGCAGGTTCTCCATGTTGTTGGAGACGGCTGCGGCAATGCCAACGCTCGGACCGGTCCCAACCAGAGCGGCCACCAGGCAGTACTTCATCAGCCGCACACGGTCGTCGTGCTTACGGGACACCTCGGCAAACAGCGCGCAGTGCTGCAGCAGGACGAACGTGAACAGGGTGTCATACAGATTCAGCGCCACGATCAGGTGTACACCGATCAGCCAATCGTCAGGCTGGTACCGTCCCCATGGAAACCATGGGATGAGGAAGCTGAGCGCAAAGAGCGGAGCACTGTACAGGATGGAGGTCCGGCGGCGCCGGAAGCACGCCAGGCTCGAGTTGTCTTGGAAGTAGCCAAACAGCGGGTCGTTAACAGCATTCCAGACCATGTAGAGGACCTGAGCCTGGTTAAACCAGACCTCCGAGATCTTGTAGCTGTTCAGGAAGAGTTTCACGTAGTAGAAGTTGAAGAGCGGGTTCATGATGGCATTGGCAAACGCTAGCGAGGCGTACGCCACAGCATTCTTGTCCAGGTCCGGGAGCTTCATCCTCAGCCTCATAGCTCTGGGCAGATTAGAGTAAGGTTTTCTCCTGTCCTGAGGTCGGTGCACGGCGGGGCTTCAGCCAGATGCACTGGTGCAGCTAGTCAGTGCAAACTCAGGACTCCATGTAGTGTAAGACTGTCCCTGTAAAGAGATACATTAGATTTTAGACATAGATAAAAAGCATCAAGACAGATTTGTTGAAGTTGTTATTTAGAAAAAAGCAATCCAGTGCAGTTAACCAGATATGCCTATTTCTACTATGAAGACCTGAGTTGTATCTTTCAGCTGAGAATATCAGGTGAGAATatcaagaaaacaattttcGTCCGTCCAACCAATTGAAGATTAACCTGTCTAACGGTTATCAAGTCTACGTTAATATATGACTCTACATTTATGCGAACTCTCAGTCTTCACTACTCAACTCTAATAGAGCATCTGTTGTAACATCCATGCGTTACTGGGCCGTCTTCTGTGGCATCCCGACCAGGCATAAAAACATCTAGCAGTGACAATAGATAAACATCAGGCAATATGTTCCCACGCACTGTGACTGTCTGCATACCTGACGTGTAGCTGTAGACGTGTCAACCGGTTCGGTATATAAACGTCGTCTGGTCCATTAATCTTCCCGCCGCGCCGTGCTCTAACTTATTTACGTCGCGACGTCATCGCCTAGAGTCTGATGTAGATCTACCTTTTAATAAACATTATAAAGACGGCAGGAACCGTTGTGAGGAGGCGCGCGCGCAAGGCGTGGCTCACCTGTCTCATATGCATCACCTGTACACCAAGTTCCACCAACTTCCGGGTTCAACTGGTGACCTGCAGTTCGACTGGGTTCGACGACTTGTGAACTCTGACCCTTCCCGACGCATGCGCACAGCTGCAAAACCTACACCAAGATGTCAGGAGTGGGGAAGGATCGGCTGGACGTTTTCCCGTCCCGCATGTGAGTTTTACTGTTTATCTGCCCGGTGAAGTGCTGTAGGGGCGGGGTTGGGGGTAGGGTAGGGAAGGGGAGCGTCAGGACGCCGCTGCCGGCCCGATCACGGCCGCCAAACTCG is a genomic window containing:
- the LOC118419924 gene encoding transmembrane protein 180-like, producing the protein MRLRMKLPDLDKNAVAYASLAFANAIMNPLFNFYYVKLFLNSYKISEVWFNQAQVLYMVWNAVNDPLFGYFQDNSSLACFRRRRTSILYSAPLFALSFLIPWFPWGRYQPDDWLIGVHLIVALNLYDTLFTFVLLQHCALFAEVSRKHDDRVRLMKYCLVAALVGTGPSVGIAAAVSNNMENLHNFRVFTVLVAALAWGSMHYAALNIRTEIDATRDQALLEAESQPKHEAATSTSIWKLTWQIVTQRNFILFVVMNFLQVFHMTFLISFAMIFADNLLPQDMFSSATRSVLYGSGFIIPMIAALLLSPVVERVGSYKVILGSFYLELVCAAGMFAIGPQPWLIVVYMLLDISIPTAIFNLFNISISDLIDDDCAKHARKTPLSSMFFGMNALFTKPAQSLAPMLVVTILNRYGYEELVRSTTVPDATRHDELKRVMFQIFCLLPATLAFLQILVWKPYSLRNSHASAAKYIDN